A window of the Desulfobacula toluolica Tol2 genome harbors these coding sequences:
- a CDS encoding ABC transporter permease produces the protein MSTLKISYIIEITKRDFAERFAGSVLGSLWAIIWPMVNLFIYIVIFGKVMGARLPGTSDMNAYGVYLATGLIPWTAFAATINRCTSVFLDKKHIITKVNTSFSSLLLHIHLSETITYIISMLVFFIILAFQGYEFHRSLLLLPFLYYLQQLLALGIGLFAAVLNVFIRDVREITGVILQLWFWFTPIVYISNILPQFVQKLIAYNPAYIIIESYHRIFVFNEYPSFKSLMLLTIMTHFILFFSFLMLRYLEKDIRDFL, from the coding sequence ATGTCAACACTAAAGATCTCATACATTATTGAAATAACCAAACGTGATTTTGCAGAACGTTTTGCAGGATCGGTTCTCGGGTCCCTATGGGCGATCATCTGGCCCATGGTAAATCTTTTTATTTATATTGTCATTTTTGGTAAGGTCATGGGGGCACGTCTTCCGGGAACATCGGATATGAACGCCTATGGTGTGTATCTTGCCACGGGCCTGATACCCTGGACTGCTTTCGCTGCAACCATAAATCGATGTACATCAGTGTTTTTAGATAAAAAACATATTATTACCAAGGTGAACACATCCTTTTCTTCTCTGCTTTTACATATCCATTTGTCGGAAACCATCACCTATATTATCTCCATGCTGGTTTTCTTTATTATCCTGGCGTTTCAGGGATATGAGTTCCATAGATCTTTGCTGCTTTTGCCATTTCTCTATTATCTTCAACAATTGCTGGCCCTGGGTATTGGATTGTTTGCCGCTGTATTAAATGTTTTTATTCGTGATGTGCGTGAAATAACAGGCGTGATTCTTCAGCTTTGGTTCTGGTTTACGCCAATTGTTTATATTTCAAACATCCTTCCGCAATTTGTACAAAAATTGATTGCCTATAATCCGGCATATATAATTATTGAGTCCTATCACAGGATTTTTGTGTTTAATGAGTATCCTTCTTTTAAAAGCCTTATGCTTCTAACTATTATGACACATTTTATATTGTTTTTTTCTTTTTTGATGCTGCGGTATCTGGAAAAAGACATCCGGGATTTTTTATAA
- a CDS encoding glycosyltransferase family 4 protein, whose product MKILVNAIPMTGVLTGVARYLRNLYRAMCLMDKADIYYFNGRIQTVSMPLPANSTRRQQTTCSVRYLPDPIVFGLRAACWLKYEYYLNRICKSEEPFFDVYHETAFTPAKLTHVPTVYSIYDLSLRRYRETHPKDRVWLFEYFIKTRLRYASHILTISEFIRQEIIDEFNLPPSMVTAVPLAPDPLFVPCSDDIVSMVRHKYNLPKSYLLFVSSLEPRKNIDLLIKALMIARTDIPLVLVGWQGWGEKRWLEKIEGQSLANKIYITGHIPDYDLRAVYSGAQALVYPSLYEGFGLPIVEAMACHCPVICSDTASMPEVAGEAAILIDPARSDELAHAIETIVHDSEIRYKLVKKGGDQAARFTWNDTAIQTFEVFNTVLK is encoded by the coding sequence TTGAAAATTTTAGTCAATGCAATACCGATGACCGGTGTTTTGACCGGTGTTGCCAGATATCTGCGCAATTTGTATAGGGCTATGTGCCTGATGGATAAGGCTGATATCTATTATTTTAATGGTAGAATTCAGACAGTATCCATGCCTCTTCCGGCAAATTCAACTCGACGGCAGCAAACCACCTGCTCAGTGCGGTATCTTCCTGATCCCATTGTCTTTGGTTTGCGGGCAGCTTGCTGGTTAAAATATGAATACTACCTTAACCGAATATGTAAAAGTGAAGAGCCTTTTTTTGATGTCTATCATGAAACCGCTTTTACGCCGGCAAAATTGACGCATGTTCCCACGGTTTATTCTATTTACGACTTGTCTTTGCGTCGATACAGGGAAACACATCCAAAGGACAGGGTATGGCTTTTTGAATATTTCATAAAGACACGGTTGCGCTACGCCAGCCATATTCTGACCATTTCCGAGTTCATTCGGCAAGAGATCATTGATGAGTTTAACCTGCCCCCATCCATGGTAACAGCAGTTCCGCTGGCGCCAGACCCCTTGTTTGTTCCCTGTAGTGATGATATCGTATCAATGGTCAGACATAAATATAACCTGCCCAAGTCTTATCTGCTTTTTGTAAGTTCCCTGGAACCCAGAAAAAATATTGATCTTTTAATCAAAGCCCTTATGATTGCCCGTACAGATATCCCCCTTGTCCTGGTTGGCTGGCAGGGGTGGGGGGAAAAACGCTGGCTTGAAAAAATCGAGGGTCAAAGTCTGGCAAATAAAATTTATATCACAGGCCATATTCCGGATTATGATTTGCGAGCCGTTTATTCGGGGGCACAAGCTCTGGTTTATCCCAGCCTTTACGAGGGGTTTGGGCTTCCTATTGTTGAGGCAATGGCATGCCATTGTCCTGTTATCTGTTCCGATACCGCCAGCATGCCAGAGGTTGCAGGCGAAGCCGCCATTTTAATTGATCCTGCCAGAAGTGATGAACTTGCCCATGCAATTGAAACCATTGTCCATGACAGCGAAATAAGGTATAAGCTTGTGAAAAAAGGGGGTGATCAGGCAGCCAGATTTACCTGGAATGATACGGCCATACAAACTTTTGAGGTGTTTAATACGGTTCTAAAATGA
- a CDS encoding ABC transporter ATP-binding protein produces MKEIVLRRCYHKEFPAVSDVSFQVQNGETLGIVGENGAGKSTILKLLTGILIPDSGSIHITGKITGLLELGTGFNAEFSGIDNIIHNATYLGLSRPEINEKLDMIIEFTELGEFIHEPIKTYSSGMVMRLAFSVAIHAEPEAFVVDEALSVGDAYFQQKCIKKIREFKENGGSIVFVSHDMNSVKVLCDKAILLNKGCVVEYGVPEAIINSYNFLIAQRSCGQEIKYREKQTSSGYGNHKVMIEQVDLLDENNNRSEVLMSGHSANIKVRLKGHEAMDDLTLGIVIRDRFGQDIYGTNSYYMKKQISIQPGQILIVTYAFEAFNLGPGKYSITLAIHKGADHIDECVHWIDGCAVFEMVAGDNYFFTGLVRLTPDLKVTKE; encoded by the coding sequence TTGAAGGAAATTGTATTAAGGCGTTGTTATCACAAAGAATTTCCAGCAGTAAGCGATGTTAGTTTCCAGGTTCAAAATGGTGAGACCCTTGGAATAGTAGGGGAAAATGGTGCGGGCAAATCAACGATTTTAAAGCTGTTGACAGGGATTCTTATCCCAGATTCAGGGTCTATCCATATCACCGGTAAAATCACAGGTCTTTTAGAGCTTGGAACAGGGTTTAATGCTGAATTTTCCGGCATCGACAATATTATTCACAATGCGACTTATCTTGGGCTTTCAAGACCTGAAATCAATGAAAAACTGGATATGATCATTGAATTTACAGAGCTTGGCGAATTTATTCACGAACCCATAAAGACATATTCTTCGGGTATGGTCATGCGGTTGGCATTTTCTGTTGCCATTCATGCAGAACCCGAAGCCTTTGTTGTGGATGAAGCGTTATCTGTTGGGGATGCTTATTTTCAGCAAAAATGCATAAAAAAAATAAGGGAGTTCAAAGAAAACGGGGGATCCATTGTGTTTGTTTCCCATGATATGAATTCTGTAAAAGTCTTGTGTGACAAGGCAATTTTGCTGAATAAAGGTTGTGTGGTTGAATATGGTGTACCTGAAGCCATTATAAATTCTTATAATTTTCTTATTGCACAACGATCTTGTGGGCAGGAGATTAAATATAGGGAGAAACAGACGTCTTCAGGATATGGAAATCACAAGGTGATGATTGAACAAGTTGATTTGCTTGATGAAAACAATAATAGATCTGAAGTTCTCATGAGCGGCCATTCTGCCAATATTAAGGTTCGCCTTAAAGGACATGAGGCAATGGATGACCTGACGCTGGGGATTGTCATACGGGACAGGTTCGGACAGGACATATACGGAACCAACTCCTATTATATGAAAAAGCAGATCAGTATTCAACCGGGCCAGATTCTTATTGTGACCTATGCATTTGAAGCATTTAATCTTGGACCCGGCAAATATTCCATCACTTTGGCAATCCACAAAGGTGCAGATCATATTGACGAATGTGTTCACTGGATAGATGGATGTGCTGTATTTGAGATGGTGGCAGGGGATAACTATTTTTTTACAGGTTTAGTAAGACTGACACCTGATTTGAAGGTAACAAAGGAATAA
- a CDS encoding methyltransferase domain-containing protein → MIEIDTPGVDIDKIKACIQEELEQYKTVNGGRSFKSIPCPSDFKSAEQWRIDDCVSKETLLQFHGPEFINKAYISILHRKPDFQGKAIYLDKLQNGQLTKIEILGRLRYSREGRLKKVYIKNLLFPFLLKTFFKIPALGWGLRIMAGIFNLPIILMNIQRIENTSIAHYSLMEEKDKNTRTLILKLDEDIQSLKTDSIQARSDLAKEVSLVKTDLLKQIKDNTITLLDMQRRIQTHLEEARKRFPEPISNDQLVHVVKEEDHLFDAMYLSFEDRFRGTENDIKERVKVYLPYVQKACENTKDKSLLDVGCGRGEWLKLLKENNIAAAGLDLNGVMVEKCRDADLDVVQSDLLAYLRNLKADTLSVITGFHIVEHLPFNTMISLFDESLRVLKPGGMVVFETPNPENLMVGACDFYTDPSHKNPIPPHTLSYLVEARGFVNIEIVRLHPNNAIQIEDPFLNYYFTIGQDYAVIGFKE, encoded by the coding sequence ATGATTGAAATTGATACGCCCGGGGTTGATATAGATAAAATAAAGGCCTGCATCCAAGAAGAACTGGAACAGTATAAAACAGTCAATGGGGGGAGATCTTTTAAATCCATTCCCTGTCCGTCTGATTTTAAATCGGCAGAGCAATGGCGTATTGATGATTGTGTCAGCAAAGAAACCCTTTTGCAATTCCACGGGCCGGAATTTATAAACAAGGCATATATTTCAATACTTCACAGAAAACCTGATTTCCAGGGGAAGGCCATCTATCTTGATAAATTGCAGAATGGTCAGCTTACTAAAATCGAAATTCTGGGCAGGCTCAGGTATTCCAGAGAGGGACGTCTTAAAAAAGTTTATATAAAAAATCTTTTGTTTCCCTTTCTACTTAAAACTTTTTTCAAAATCCCCGCATTGGGTTGGGGCTTGAGAATTATGGCAGGAATTTTCAATCTGCCTATAATTTTGATGAATATACAGAGAATTGAAAATACGTCGATTGCCCACTACAGTCTTATGGAAGAGAAGGATAAAAATACTCGAACGCTGATTTTAAAATTAGATGAGGATATTCAAAGCCTTAAGACCGACAGCATCCAGGCCCGATCTGACCTGGCAAAGGAAGTCTCCTTGGTTAAAACAGATTTATTAAAACAGATAAAAGATAACACAATAACGCTTCTGGATATGCAGCGCAGAATTCAAACCCATTTGGAAGAGGCCAGAAAAAGATTTCCTGAACCGATTTCAAATGACCAGCTTGTACATGTGGTCAAAGAAGAGGACCACCTTTTTGATGCAATGTATCTGAGTTTTGAAGACCGGTTCCGGGGCACGGAAAATGATATCAAAGAGCGGGTGAAGGTTTATCTTCCCTATGTGCAAAAAGCGTGTGAAAATACAAAGGATAAGTCACTTCTGGATGTGGGTTGCGGTCGGGGGGAGTGGCTTAAGCTTTTAAAGGAGAACAATATTGCAGCCGCAGGCCTTGATCTGAACGGTGTTATGGTGGAAAAATGCCGGGATGCTGATCTGGATGTTGTCCAATCCGACTTGCTGGCATATCTTAGAAACTTAAAAGCCGATACGCTTTCTGTGATCACAGGGTTTCATATTGTAGAACATTTGCCCTTTAATACTATGATTTCTTTGTTTGATGAATCTTTGAGGGTTTTAAAACCAGGTGGCATGGTTGTTTTTGAAACCCCCAATCCTGAAAACCTGATGGTGGGTGCATGTGATTTTTATACGGATCCATCACACAAAAATCCCATTCCGCCCCATACGCTTTCCTATCTGGTTGAAGCCAGGGGATTTGTAAATATTGAAATAGTGAGACTTCACCCCAATAATGCCATTCAGATTGAAGATCCGTTTTTAAATTACTATTTTACAATTGGGCAGGATTACGCTGTTATTGGATTTAAAGAATGA
- a CDS encoding glycosyltransferase: MKICVAVGSLLENDAIGNDVAHQLSVLNTNNISAFVYTDQVKRAGTAQYVLDMVALSDLIDDPDNILIYHHGGCWGNGQNILEKARCRIFLKYHNITPPEFFKPYTRFFKKYSNHEKFCRKGIEQTNKILRLNKVSRFLCDSCFNAKDFLNCGIDDSKIKIVPPFHKLDDFKNVEINPDLCQKLDDGKINVLFVGRLVPNKGHKHLIRVIADYTKMYNSDIRLIIVGGIDPNLRLYLDELNTLIKKNKLQEIVHIKGSVTFEELHTYYKACHIFLLMSGHEGFCLPVLEAQFHSLPIVALNTSAVPETMGENQIVFDEPDGQKFAAAIHVLYHNSDFREYIANEGKKNIERFSNKTIEDKFLKAVLD; this comes from the coding sequence ATGAAAATATGTGTTGCAGTTGGTTCCCTGCTGGAAAATGATGCCATCGGAAATGATGTCGCCCATCAATTGTCTGTCCTGAATACCAATAATATTTCAGCTTTTGTCTATACAGATCAGGTAAAAAGGGCCGGGACGGCGCAATATGTCCTGGACATGGTCGCTTTGTCTGATCTTATTGATGACCCTGATAATATATTGATTTATCACCATGGCGGGTGCTGGGGCAATGGTCAGAATATTCTTGAAAAAGCAAGATGCCGGATTTTTCTTAAATATCACAACATCACCCCCCCTGAATTTTTCAAGCCCTATACCCGGTTTTTTAAAAAATATTCCAACCATGAAAAATTTTGTAGAAAGGGCATTGAGCAAACCAACAAAATTCTTCGTTTGAACAAAGTCAGCCGGTTTTTATGTGATTCTTGTTTTAATGCAAAGGATTTTCTAAACTGCGGTATTGATGATTCCAAAATTAAGATTGTGCCGCCTTTTCATAAGTTAGATGATTTTAAAAACGTTGAAATAAATCCGGATCTTTGTCAAAAATTAGATGATGGAAAAATAAATGTTTTGTTTGTCGGCCGCCTGGTGCCAAACAAAGGTCACAAACATTTGATCCGGGTGATTGCAGATTATACAAAAATGTACAACTCAGATATCCGGTTGATCATTGTGGGGGGAATTGATCCGAATCTTCGCTTGTATCTGGATGAACTTAATACCTTAATTAAAAAAAATAAATTGCAGGAGATTGTTCATATAAAAGGTTCTGTGACCTTTGAAGAACTCCACACCTATTATAAGGCCTGCCATATTTTTTTACTCATGTCAGGCCATGAAGGATTTTGCCTGCCGGTGTTAGAAGCCCAGTTTCATTCCCTGCCCATTGTTGCCCTAAATACCAGTGCCGTCCCGGAGACCATGGGGGAAAACCAGATTGTATTTGATGAGCCGGATGGTCAAAAATTTGCCGCAGCAATCCATGTTTTGTATCATAATTCCGATTTCCGGGAGTATATTGCAAATGAAGGCAAAAAAAATATCGAGCGGTTTTCAAATAAAACAATAGAAGACAAATTTTTAAAAGCCGTGCTTGATTAA
- a CDS encoding MBOAT family O-acyltransferase, whose amino-acid sequence MFIFLIPTVLLFRLLDIRFRVWFLIAASIIFYMQSELEHLIILFTSVALNYGYAKNIPEKHKKKILAAVILLNLLPLIYYKYTNFLQISHYSLVLPLAISFYTFQQIAFQVDMFRQKITLTYFKEYLFFVFFFPQLIAGPIVHYNDLISQIKKPSWAQFNEVYFNAGIFLFCTGLFKKVVFADNMTSIVNQSFLNVSTLLSNYDAWMGIFAYSFQIYFDFSGYADMALGLAFLLGIKLPINFDSPYKAQNLIEFWKKWHITLSVFLKEHVYFTLGGSRVCLPRQLYNLVITMTICGIWHGAGLTFLLWGFLHGLFLAVLHLKNKLFPQGLRLQKQFSILLTFLVVTLLWVLFRAQTFEMALQYYGALFDFRAFSVEGLKFTKWGVYACLTSREFLLFCGLMVIWFFPNSMAFITSMNDEPKVSLKHGFVAGILLFVALKSMVASPAQTFVYFNF is encoded by the coding sequence ATGTTTATATTTTTAATACCGACTGTCCTTTTGTTTCGATTGTTAGACATCCGGTTTCGTGTATGGTTTTTGATAGCGGCTTCCATTATATTTTATATGCAGTCGGAACTGGAACATCTGATCATTTTATTCACATCAGTGGCACTAAATTATGGCTATGCCAAAAACATCCCGGAAAAGCATAAAAAAAAAATACTTGCCGCCGTCATTCTGCTTAATTTACTTCCGCTGATCTACTATAAGTACACTAACTTTTTGCAAATAAGCCATTATTCTCTTGTGTTGCCCCTTGCCATTTCGTTTTATACATTTCAGCAAATCGCCTTTCAAGTGGATATGTTTAGACAAAAAATCACGCTAACTTATTTTAAAGAGTATCTGTTTTTTGTGTTTTTCTTCCCCCAACTCATAGCCGGCCCCATTGTTCACTATAACGACCTTATTTCTCAGATCAAAAAACCTTCCTGGGCCCAATTCAATGAAGTCTATTTTAATGCAGGGATTTTTTTATTTTGCACCGGCCTGTTTAAAAAGGTTGTGTTTGCGGATAATATGACATCTATAGTCAATCAATCCTTTTTAAATGTAAGTACCCTGTTATCAAACTATGATGCCTGGATGGGCATTTTTGCCTACTCGTTTCAAATTTATTTTGATTTTAGCGGGTATGCTGATATGGCCCTGGGCCTGGCATTTCTTCTAGGTATAAAACTTCCCATAAATTTCGATTCACCCTACAAGGCACAAAATTTAATTGAATTTTGGAAAAAATGGCACATCACTTTATCTGTCTTTTTAAAAGAACACGTTTATTTTACATTGGGCGGCAGTCGGGTCTGCCTTCCCAGGCAGTTGTACAACCTGGTCATCACCATGACTATCTGCGGGATCTGGCATGGGGCTGGATTGACTTTTTTACTGTGGGGGTTCCTCCATGGCCTGTTTTTAGCTGTTCTTCATCTTAAAAACAAATTGTTTCCCCAGGGATTAAGACTGCAAAAACAGTTTTCCATACTCCTTACCTTTTTGGTGGTGACGCTTTTATGGGTTTTATTCAGAGCCCAGACCTTTGAAATGGCCCTCCAATACTATGGGGCACTTTTTGATTTTCGCGCTTTTTCTGTTGAGGGTTTAAAATTCACTAAATGGGGGGTATATGCGTGTTTGACGTCCAGGGAATTTTTGCTTTTTTGTGGGTTGATGGTTATTTGGTTTTTTCCGAATTCAATGGCGTTTATCACATCTATGAATGATGAACCCAAAGTATCTTTGAAGCATGGATTTGTCGCAGGGATTTTATTGTTTGTTGCCTTAAAATCAATGGTCGCATCCCCGGCACAAACCTTTGTATATTTTAATTTTTAA
- a CDS encoding class I SAM-dependent methyltransferase, producing the protein MMDLHRLNEMTNPNKWDNPEWMKIHRELESYSVDKHCFSESKEYAYRKGWEWTQCIWGLHTLGAIDAKAKGLGVGAGHEPILYYLADHIAEVTGTDLYGNENWTNNAIGGNEANPSILENSDEFCDRGYDKSKLQLLNMNGTDLKFDNKTFDFVWSLSSIEHFGGHKKAKESMKEMARVTKKNGIVAVATEFILTPNCKDHPEFFTKELLEKYIINASPQLQLVHEMNYELPSLEYLMDPIMMHLDGDVHRIRHHIILNDGRVQWTSIICFFRKL; encoded by the coding sequence ATGATGGATTTGCACAGATTAAATGAGATGACAAACCCAAACAAATGGGACAATCCGGAATGGATGAAAATACATCGAGAACTTGAATCCTACTCTGTGGACAAGCATTGCTTTAGTGAATCCAAGGAATATGCATATAGAAAAGGCTGGGAATGGACGCAATGCATCTGGGGCCTGCATACCCTGGGAGCAATTGATGCAAAGGCCAAAGGCCTTGGTGTTGGCGCAGGACATGAACCGATTTTGTATTATCTGGCGGATCATATCGCCGAGGTAACCGGCACTGATTTGTACGGCAATGAGAATTGGACAAACAATGCCATAGGGGGAAACGAAGCGAATCCTTCTATTCTTGAAAACTCAGATGAGTTCTGCGACAGAGGCTATGATAAATCAAAACTCCAATTGCTGAATATGAACGGCACAGATCTCAAATTTGATAACAAAACCTTTGATTTTGTATGGTCTTTGTCGTCCATTGAACACTTTGGCGGGCACAAAAAAGCAAAGGAATCCATGAAGGAAATGGCACGGGTGACAAAGAAAAACGGTATTGTTGCTGTTGCAACTGAGTTTATACTGACCCCCAATTGCAAGGATCATCCTGAATTTTTCACAAAGGAACTGCTTGAAAAATATATTATCAATGCCAGCCCACAACTTCAACTGGTACATGAAATGAATTACGAGTTGCCCTCATTGGAATATCTGATGGATCCCATCATGATGCACCTTGATGGAGATGTACATAGAATACGGCATCATATTATCCTGAATGACGGCAGAGTCCAATGGACATCCATCATTTGTTTCTTTCGCAAATTGTAG